Genomic segment of Porites lutea chromosome 13, jaPorLute2.1, whole genome shotgun sequence:
gcagcgaacgagtgagtttAGCGACTCCTCGCAACGAGTGAAGAAAAATCGGACAAAcgaaccaaccatgaagtaatttgtttattttatacgtactgagatttcaaaagaatactacgcaaaaaaatcgttatgaagaataaatttatttcaaattgcgtAATAAAGCTGAATGATGGAATGACAAAGtcaaattaaatgtatttttttcgacaattacatataaaaaatatataaaggctAAAACGTTTATAACAAATCCTcaatagatgaaaagaaaaaagaaagaaaggcaaaaaagtctGACCTTCACTTATTTTTGTTACGTAGCTGAGCACACAGCCCACCGACGGCCGTGGGTGAGAAAACTAGTCGGACTCAGAATCAGAACTTAAGAGTCTTTTGTACCTTTGATATTTAGGCTTCGGGCTTGTCGGCAATATAGGTGATTTGTTGAGTGTGTTGATCGAAACATGAATGTTTCCACCGCTTATCGTAGCTCCAGCGAAAATTTGTAGCGCTTGTTGTTGACCACAAGTGGAAGACGTGACAGTGTGTTCTGTGCGCTGCTGGCTcacaagcattttgttattttcacttgaGCTTCCACACGAACTTTCCTCTCTTGGGGcatcttttttagaaacaattcCAGTGGTAAATGCACTAAGCGTACGTGACATTttcatctgttgtttttcagaaacagtCGCGTAGTTGTTAACGCTTTGAAGATTTCTGTGACCTGAGAGTTGAATTATGTCAGTGGGAGGGATTTCTTCGTTCACCAAGGTCTGCATCATTGTCTTTCTACCACTGTGATTTTTAAGTCGAGGTTTATTAAGTTCGGCTTTTTCTGACATGACCTTCATAATAGAATTGAGTTTGTTCACACCAACAGGAGACTGTTTGAACCACGGCTTTTTGTCGAGCGAGTCTGTCTTGATGTTGTTTACCGCTAGATAAAACGGCGCCTCGTCAAAGTTCATTTGAGTCGGTCTCTTTTCGGCGAAAACCTTGTAAGTCAACACTGGACATCTGTCGCTATTTggaagtgaaaacatttttggagctaTCGGCCTAACATCGTTCGTGTCATCTCCGAGGCGGGTTTTTGTTTGTCGTTCTCCGTATTCAAGAAATTCCACTCCAGTTGATGTTTTCTTGAGCTTCACGTCGCCCCAGCACATGTCCCTGTGCTCTTTGCAGCCGCGAAGACCGAACTGAGTTGTGTTATTCAACCAGAGTGTGTTCAGCAGAGCTTCAGGTCTCTCAGTTCCTAGAAGTTTTTTCTCGTAGAGAACTTGTATGTCGTCTTCACTGATAGCGACAGATGCATTTGGTTTATTGCCTTTCCCTTTGCGTTTCAAATCTTTCTGCTTGGATGACaaagcttttcttgttttctcgaatTGCAGGTCTTTGATGATGCTGTGaccgtaatttttctttttgagataTCTCTCAAAGCTTGCAATGAATCCTCGAAGGGAGCTTGGTTCgtattcttcttgtttgtctttggTGCGGACTGTTATGATGAATTCGCTCAAATATTCATTCAGCTCCTCTGGAGGGATCTCTTCAAGTTTTCGTTCCTCGTTTTTCGATGCTAGGAATTGTTGCAGCACGGCtacattttgcaaagttttctttttagtgctttcgttttcttgttctgAGATGAAATCCTCCACAGACACATCTAAATCCTtaaatcttgatgccattttatttgacgagaaatgaaaaacaactcgCCGTTGCTTGCCAGTCGTTGAGAAAAGACTGAGCTCTACGATTTTCTTCACTAGTGACAAAGAGCCGTCGGTGGCCTGTGATTGGTCGGACGatatttttcactagtgacaaaaacCGTCCGACTAATCAGAAGCCAGCAATCACGCACAGggatgaaatttatttcattgatttttggcgcgaaaatctcagtatgtataggataaaaatatataattacaTAATGTAAACGATGTAAACACCTTCTCGTCAGTTATTTCAGGACCCGATATGCCCTCTAAAGTCTGATACTCAACCAAATGAGCTAACCAGATCGACAGGCGGTTTGTAGTAGCTTGGTCAGTAAGGCATGTAGTGTAATGGATAAATGTTTTAAAGTAAACTGCTTCTGAAGAAACCAAGcggaatgaaaaataaatatagtAACCCATACTGGGATAAGAgggcgggaggggggggtgcTACACACTCCTCTCAGCTTCAGTCCTTGAACAGTATTAGCTTCTTCCCTAAATGAACCTTCCGTATCCATGATTGTTTCTCTTACTCTTCTTACCTTATGATTTCCCTCCATCTCCTTCATTGTGTTCCTCAGTCTCTCAAACGTAGGACGATCCACTGGGTTTTCCCTCCAACAGTCAAGCATAATCTGATAGCTAATCGAGAAAAACATATTATTCATCACTACATCACTAGCCGAACTAGGGGAGGGGCCTGGACCCCGCTTATTTTTGGTCGAATTTAACCCCCCGGAGAGCCGATAAATATTTTTGACGAGGCCGGTCCCCCTCTAATATTAGGCTCTGGATGAGCGGAGGCCCCACTTATTCCTGAGGATCTGAATACGCAGGAACAGTTACAGAAACCTAATAGTCTTAGCATGGCTACTGATTTTTAGAACTGAATCCGTActcaaaattttttcatttcttagaaCTTTCTTTTCCCTACTCGTATTATGACTCACAGTTTAATCTCAACGTGTTTTGGTTTTGGCATTCTGTATCCTCCCTGAAGTTTCTGGGCGATGTTACGGGCATTTATATCCGGATATGGAGATCCACCTGGAAAAAATGAAGCTATACTAGGAAGAAGAGTACATAACggaaagaaatgtttttctGTGCTAGCGAAAACATATAAGGGACGTTTACGCgatttgaacaaaattaatattaattcgAATTGGTAAACCTTTGCTCTGAGTTTTAgaatgttttatttcttataaGAATAGTACacaatattatttaaaaagataataaaaactgatcaagcattgtttgtttgtttgctcaaTCATTCCGATATGATTATTGAAATTAAGGTACATgaagttttgcttttgtttcattttgtatCTGTTCTATCTATTACGAAccatgaaaaacaagaaaaaaatagagtACACAACAAAATATCAGAATGTACAATTTCCCAACTCACCAACAGTAAGAATCTCGTAAAGTACGACGCCGTAACTCCAGCTAGAACAAACCAATCAGCGTTAGCAGAAATAACTAACTAAAATGATGAAGAGAAGGCTTGTGTACCGGCTTTCCAAAAGCTACAGTCACCTTTGAACTTGTTACCATCTGCACAAGCAGCTCAACAGAAATCTCTTTCATTTTGTTGGGATAATTATCGTTGAAGTTTAATTATTGAACATATCATTCCTTTCTTTTTAGGCATAAAAGAGACAGACGAAAGCCTTGTGACTCGTcggaaaaaacaacattctaCATGCTTAacgtgaaaaaaatgttaactttaatacaaaaaatacttaCACATCACTCTGTGTAGTGTATGTTCCATACATCAACGATTCATAAGCAGTCCATTTCACTGGCAGACGCCCCTTAGAAAACAATCAAATTAGAagcaataataatttttttaaatttaatttccgcCCTTATGCCgatgttttgattgtttttacCTTCTCAGCAACTTTTTAAACGCCGCTAATGATACTCGAGACTTCAAAGTAGCGATTTGAACCCCTGATTACAGATCTCACGCAATTTTGTGATAAAACCCGACATGATTCAAAATTAAAGGGTTTGCTTAGTTGAACTCACGCGACTTGTTTTGTTGTAGATGTCTTCTTGATGCACGTCCCTTGCCATTCCAAAATCTGTCACCTTACATTTCTCTCCTTCACCAACCAGAACATTTCTTGCGGCCAAGTCACGATGGATAATCTACATGACAAAAACTTTTTATAAGGGCTTTTTCAAAAATCGGATCAAGATAAATATAATATTCTTTTCAAAGCTGTGCTTAGGGCCTCCTCACATGAGCCCGGTTTCCATGATCTCGCTTATTTACCTCTAACTTcaatgtgttcatatgagagggtgGGCTCGCTCGGTTCCCCAGATCTCGCGCGCGGTTTTTCCAAAaaggattttggaaaccggGCATAAATTTCACATTTGAACCCAAGGCGAAATTGGTCCCGGCAACCGGGCTGTAACTACCGACCGTCGCCAGTTTACTTTATTCTATTtgttctatttttccttttttggtattttatttGCATGTCTGCGTTTTGGTTCGCACTTCCGGTCACATGATAGTCATGTGACCGGAGAGCACATGGTAGAGCTAGGCggccattttttgttgtttttctgcaAGAGCAAACAGTTCTTCAACGTACACGTACACTGTATACTTAAAGTAACATCTTTGGTGCAAGTACAGGAAGTAGTATTCAGGGAATAGAATACTTTAATCAGGGTTCAATTTGTGGAACTCACACGGGCTCATCTGAAGAGGCCAGTTAATTTGATAAGTTTTTATCACGACAGTTCGTTGAAGACAATCGCTTGATATAGAAAAAGGGAATCCAATCCAATACGGAAAGAAGCTTCcctttttgtttacaaaccaCACCctgaatttaaaatttgtagtTGCTAGAGACGATAGAGGAAGCTATTTTGTACTAATTTGAGGAAAAAAGATGCGATGGTACTTATTTGTTCTATTTTGAGTAACCGCGAAGAAAGGTCATTGCTAGAGAAAGTTATTAGTAAGACAAAGATCCTCCTGATTGCGTTGCGCCTTTTATGAGAATGGCAAGGACTGCTCCTATTACACCTCTCACACAATATGTTGCATATGACGAGGAACGGAAGTGGAGCACCTCTCTCAACTTGTTCAGAAAAGACTGGTACCAATGGCCACATGAGCTGCTGGTCACAAACTCACACAACAAGCTCGGACCCTTCACACCCACGGGATAGGTATCTCTGGACAACATCGTTTATGTAACTTTTTTAGTAGATTTAtttgaaatttaagaatttgttcatgcttagcgtgcgtatatcgagttatggatgcacgcgggaagtttggagagcacgaaagatgcgtaagagttgcacgaggcgatagccgagtgcaactctagcttcttgagtggcGTGGCGCTGTTGTTAGCGGTTTcttgaacattttggtctactttaacaaattagcgaataatttttgaaccgctcgatagatttttcaaaaaaattttaagatt
This window contains:
- the LOC140922903 gene encoding uncharacterized protein KIAA1958-like, yielding MASRFKDLDVSVEDFISEQENESTKKKTLQNVAVLQQFLASKNEERKLEEIPPEELNEYLSEFIITVRTKDKQEEYEPSSLRGFIASFERYLKKKNYGHSIIKDLQFEKTRKALSSKQKDLKRKGKGNKPNASVAISEDDIQVLYEKKLLGTERPEALLNTLWLNNTTQFGLRGCKEHRDMCWGDVKLKKTSTGVEFLEYGERQTKTRLGDDTNDVRPIAPKMFSLPNSDRCPVLTYKVFAEKRPTQMNFDEAPFYLAVNNIKTDSLDKKPWFKQSPVGVNKLNSIMKVMSEKAELNKPRLKNHSGRKTMMQTLVNEEIPPTDIIQLSGHRNLQSVNNYATVSEKQQMKMSRTLSAFTTGIVSKKDAPREESSCGSSSENNKMLVSQQRTEHTVTSSTCGQQQALQIFAGATISGGNIHVSINTLNKSPILPTSPKPKYQRYKRLLSSDSESD